Proteins from one Mixophyes fleayi isolate aMixFle1 chromosome 9, aMixFle1.hap1, whole genome shotgun sequence genomic window:
- the CMC4 gene encoding cx9C motif-containing protein 4, producing the protein MSQRKDPCQKAACTIQKCLQVNNYMESKCEHEFQAMRNCCSKLVTQNSVCCSGFYKQQPTKEEPEVQGVSEHGTKQDCFL; encoded by the exons ATGTCTCAGAGAAAGGATCCATGTCAGAAAGCAGCATGTACAATACAGAAGTGCCTGCAAG TAAACAATTACATGGAGAGCAAATGTGAGCATGAATTTCAAGCAATGCGTAACTGCTGTTCTAAGTTGGTAACTCAGAACTCAGTCTGCTGCTCTGGCTTCTATAAGCAACAACCAACTAAAGAAGAACCTGAAGTCcaaggggtcagtgaacatggaACTAAACAAGACTGTTTTCTTTGA
- the DKC1 gene encoding H/ACA ribonucleoprotein complex subunit DKC1 isoform X3: protein MAEGEGSKKKKSRIQTLGEIADIQHEGSFLIQPESKVTQLNTSQWPLLLKNFDKLNVRTAHYTPIPSGSNPLKRDITEYVKTGFINLDKPANPSSHEVVAWIRRILRVEKTGHSGTLDPKVTGCLIVCIDRATRLVKSQQSAGKEYVGIVRLHNALENELQLSRALETLTGALFQRPPLIAAVKRQLRVRTIYESKLIEYDPERRLGIFWVSCEAGTYIRTLCVHLGLLLGVGGQMQELRRVRSGVLGEKDNLVTMHDVLDAQWQYDNNKDENYLRRVIFPLEKLLVSHKRLVMKDSAVNAICYGAKIMLPGLLRYEDGIEINQDIVVITTKGEAICIATALMTTAVISTCDHGIVAKIKRVIMERDTYPRKWGLGPKASQKKMMIQKGLLDKHGKPNESTPESWSQGYVDYR, encoded by the exons ATGGCGGAGGGAGAGG GCTCTAAGAAAAAGAAGTCGCGGATTCAAACACTCGGGGAGATTGCA GATATTCAGCATGAAGGAAGCTTTCTCATTCAACCAGAATCCAAAGTTACTCAGTTGAATACGTCTCAGTGGCCTCTGCTGCTCAAG AACTTTGATAAACTAAATGTTCGGACAGCACACTACACCCCCATTCCATCTGGTTCCAATCCCTTGAAGAGAGACATCACTGAATATGTTAA AACAGGATTCATTAATCTGGATAAACCGGCTAACCCTTCCTCACATGAGGTGGTAGCATGGATTCGCCGCATTTTGAGGGTGGAGAAAACTGGTCACAGTGGAACATTGGATCCAAAAGTTACAGGTTGTTTGATAGTATGCATTGACCGTGCTACACGACTTGTGAAatcacagcagagtgcag gtaAAGAGTATGTTGGAATTGTAAGACTTCACAATGCACTGGAGAATGAACTGCAACTTTCACGG GCTCTAGAGACTCTCACAGGTGCGCTTTTTCAGAGGCCTCCTCTGATAGCTGCTGTGAAGAGACAGTTGCGTGTAAGAACAATCTATGAGAGCAAACTCATAGAATATGATCCAGAGCGTAGACTGG GTATATTTTGGGTGAGCTGTGAAGCTGGTACATACATCCGCACTCTTTGTGTTCACCTTGGTCTGCTGCTTGGGGTtggtgggcagatgcaggagctGCGCAGGGTTCGTTCAGGTGTCCTGGGAGAGAAG gaTAATCTTGTCACGATGCATGATGTATTGGATGCTCAATGGCAATATGATAATAATAAGGATGAAAATTACCTTCGTAGAGTTATCTTTCCGTTGGAAAAGCTTCTGGTATCTCATAAAAGACTGGTCATGAAGGACAGTGCT GTTAATGCTATATGTTATGGGGCAAAGATTATGCTGCCTGGCCTTCTGAGGTATgaagatggtattgaaattaacCAGGATATTGTGGTGATAACAACCAAAGGTGAAGCAATCTGCATAG CTACTGCCCTTATGACTACAGCTGTGATATCTACATGTGACCATGGTATTGTGGCAAAGATTAAGCGTGTTATTATGGAGAGGGACACTTATCCACGCAAGTGGGGCCTTGGTCCAAAG GCCAGTCAGAAGAAGATGATGATTCAGAAAGGATTACTTGACAAGCATGGGAAACCCAATGAGAGTACCCCAGAGAGCTGGAGCCAAGGATATGTTGATTATAGGTAA
- the DKC1 gene encoding H/ACA ribonucleoprotein complex subunit DKC1 isoform X2 gives MAEGEGSKKKKSRIQTLGEIADIQHEGSFLIQPESKVTQLNTSQWPLLLKNFDKLNVRTAHYTPIPSGSNPLKRDITEYVKTGFINLDKPANPSSHEVVAWIRRILRVEKTGHSGTLDPKVTGCLIVCIDRATRLVKSQQSAGKEYVGIVRLHNALENELQLSRALETLTGALFQRPPLIAAVKRQLRVRTIYESKLIEYDPERRLGIFWVSCEAGTYIRTLCVHLGLLLGVGGQMQELRRVRSGVLGEKDNLVTMHDVLDAQWQYDNNKDENYLRRVIFPLEKLLVSHKRLVMKDSAVNAICYGAKIMLPGLLRYEDGIEINQDIVVITTKGEAICIATALMTTAVISTCDHGIVAKIKRVIMERDTYPRKWGLGPKASQKKMMIQKGLLDKHGKPNESTPESWSQGYVDYSASQIPVTPTVVKTPAKRKHVSDTENSDVETPIASSKKKKKKQESGDTAEAGVKRQHVSDTENSDVATPKTSSKKKKKKQQESGDSAEVAVMRQHASDTENSDVATPKSSSKKKKKKHESGDTPAKEATKRNIESDGDSEGVSLKIKKKKKHQEEGTGDQSLTEESPKLTKSMKKKKKHREPSD, from the exons ATGGCGGAGGGAGAGG GCTCTAAGAAAAAGAAGTCGCGGATTCAAACACTCGGGGAGATTGCA GATATTCAGCATGAAGGAAGCTTTCTCATTCAACCAGAATCCAAAGTTACTCAGTTGAATACGTCTCAGTGGCCTCTGCTGCTCAAG AACTTTGATAAACTAAATGTTCGGACAGCACACTACACCCCCATTCCATCTGGTTCCAATCCCTTGAAGAGAGACATCACTGAATATGTTAA AACAGGATTCATTAATCTGGATAAACCGGCTAACCCTTCCTCACATGAGGTGGTAGCATGGATTCGCCGCATTTTGAGGGTGGAGAAAACTGGTCACAGTGGAACATTGGATCCAAAAGTTACAGGTTGTTTGATAGTATGCATTGACCGTGCTACACGACTTGTGAAatcacagcagagtgcag gtaAAGAGTATGTTGGAATTGTAAGACTTCACAATGCACTGGAGAATGAACTGCAACTTTCACGG GCTCTAGAGACTCTCACAGGTGCGCTTTTTCAGAGGCCTCCTCTGATAGCTGCTGTGAAGAGACAGTTGCGTGTAAGAACAATCTATGAGAGCAAACTCATAGAATATGATCCAGAGCGTAGACTGG GTATATTTTGGGTGAGCTGTGAAGCTGGTACATACATCCGCACTCTTTGTGTTCACCTTGGTCTGCTGCTTGGGGTtggtgggcagatgcaggagctGCGCAGGGTTCGTTCAGGTGTCCTGGGAGAGAAG gaTAATCTTGTCACGATGCATGATGTATTGGATGCTCAATGGCAATATGATAATAATAAGGATGAAAATTACCTTCGTAGAGTTATCTTTCCGTTGGAAAAGCTTCTGGTATCTCATAAAAGACTGGTCATGAAGGACAGTGCT GTTAATGCTATATGTTATGGGGCAAAGATTATGCTGCCTGGCCTTCTGAGGTATgaagatggtattgaaattaacCAGGATATTGTGGTGATAACAACCAAAGGTGAAGCAATCTGCATAG CTACTGCCCTTATGACTACAGCTGTGATATCTACATGTGACCATGGTATTGTGGCAAAGATTAAGCGTGTTATTATGGAGAGGGACACTTATCCACGCAAGTGGGGCCTTGGTCCAAAG GCCAGTCAGAAGAAGATGATGATTCAGAAAGGATTACTTGACAAGCATGGGAAACCCAATGAGAGTACCCCAGAGAGCTGGAGCCAAGGATATGTTGATTATAG tgCATCACAGATACCTGTGACTCCTACAGTGGTGAAAACTCCAGCAAAG agaAAACATGTGAGCGACACAGAAAATAGTGATGTGGAGACTCCAATAGCCtccagcaaaaagaaaaaa AAGAAGCAGGAGAGTGGTGACACTGCAGAAGCCGGTGTTAAG AGACAACATGTGAGTGACACAGAAAACAGTGATGTGGCGACTCCAAAAACCtccagcaaaaagaaaaaa AAGAAGCAGCAGGAGAGTGGTGACTCCGCAGAAGTCGCTGTtatg agACAACATGCAAGCGACACAGAAAACAGTGATGTGGCGACTCCAAAGTCCTCcagcaaaaagaaaaag AAGAAGCACGAGAGTGGTGACACTCCAGCTAAAGAAGCAACTAAG AGAAACATAGAGAGTGATGGTGACAGTGAAGGGGTCTcacttaaaataaagaaaaagaagaaacacCAGGAGGAAGGCACAGGCGACCAATCATTGACAGAAGAATCTCCAAAG TTGACAAAAAgcatgaagaaaaaaaagaaacacagagagccttctgaTTAG
- the DKC1 gene encoding H/ACA ribonucleoprotein complex subunit DKC1 isoform X1: MAEGEGSKKKKSRIQTLGEIADIQHEGSFLIQPESKVTQLNTSQWPLLLKNFDKLNVRTAHYTPIPSGSNPLKRDITEYVKTGFINLDKPANPSSHEVVAWIRRILRVEKTGHSGTLDPKVTGCLIVCIDRATRLVKSQQSAGKEYVGIVRLHNALENELQLSRALETLTGALFQRPPLIAAVKRQLRVRTIYESKLIEYDPERRLGIFWVSCEAGTYIRTLCVHLGLLLGVGGQMQELRRVRSGVLGEKDNLVTMHDVLDAQWQYDNNKDENYLRRVIFPLEKLLVSHKRLVMKDSAVNAICYGAKIMLPGLLRYEDGIEINQDIVVITTKGEAICIATALMTTAVISTCDHGIVAKIKRVIMERDTYPRKWGLGPKASQKKMMIQKGLLDKHGKPNESTPESWSQGYVDYSASQIPVTPTVVKTPAKRKHVSDTENSDVETPIASSKKKKRQHVSDTENSDVATPKTSSKKKKKKQQESGDSAEVAVMRQHASDTENSDVATPKSSSKKKKKKHESGDTPAKEATKRNIESDGDSEGVSLKIKKKKKHQEEGTGDQSLTEESPKLTKSMKKKKKHREPSD, translated from the exons ATGGCGGAGGGAGAGG GCTCTAAGAAAAAGAAGTCGCGGATTCAAACACTCGGGGAGATTGCA GATATTCAGCATGAAGGAAGCTTTCTCATTCAACCAGAATCCAAAGTTACTCAGTTGAATACGTCTCAGTGGCCTCTGCTGCTCAAG AACTTTGATAAACTAAATGTTCGGACAGCACACTACACCCCCATTCCATCTGGTTCCAATCCCTTGAAGAGAGACATCACTGAATATGTTAA AACAGGATTCATTAATCTGGATAAACCGGCTAACCCTTCCTCACATGAGGTGGTAGCATGGATTCGCCGCATTTTGAGGGTGGAGAAAACTGGTCACAGTGGAACATTGGATCCAAAAGTTACAGGTTGTTTGATAGTATGCATTGACCGTGCTACACGACTTGTGAAatcacagcagagtgcag gtaAAGAGTATGTTGGAATTGTAAGACTTCACAATGCACTGGAGAATGAACTGCAACTTTCACGG GCTCTAGAGACTCTCACAGGTGCGCTTTTTCAGAGGCCTCCTCTGATAGCTGCTGTGAAGAGACAGTTGCGTGTAAGAACAATCTATGAGAGCAAACTCATAGAATATGATCCAGAGCGTAGACTGG GTATATTTTGGGTGAGCTGTGAAGCTGGTACATACATCCGCACTCTTTGTGTTCACCTTGGTCTGCTGCTTGGGGTtggtgggcagatgcaggagctGCGCAGGGTTCGTTCAGGTGTCCTGGGAGAGAAG gaTAATCTTGTCACGATGCATGATGTATTGGATGCTCAATGGCAATATGATAATAATAAGGATGAAAATTACCTTCGTAGAGTTATCTTTCCGTTGGAAAAGCTTCTGGTATCTCATAAAAGACTGGTCATGAAGGACAGTGCT GTTAATGCTATATGTTATGGGGCAAAGATTATGCTGCCTGGCCTTCTGAGGTATgaagatggtattgaaattaacCAGGATATTGTGGTGATAACAACCAAAGGTGAAGCAATCTGCATAG CTACTGCCCTTATGACTACAGCTGTGATATCTACATGTGACCATGGTATTGTGGCAAAGATTAAGCGTGTTATTATGGAGAGGGACACTTATCCACGCAAGTGGGGCCTTGGTCCAAAG GCCAGTCAGAAGAAGATGATGATTCAGAAAGGATTACTTGACAAGCATGGGAAACCCAATGAGAGTACCCCAGAGAGCTGGAGCCAAGGATATGTTGATTATAG tgCATCACAGATACCTGTGACTCCTACAGTGGTGAAAACTCCAGCAAAG agaAAACATGTGAGCGACACAGAAAATAGTGATGTGGAGACTCCAATAGCCtccagcaaaaagaaaaaa AGACAACATGTGAGTGACACAGAAAACAGTGATGTGGCGACTCCAAAAACCtccagcaaaaagaaaaaa AAGAAGCAGCAGGAGAGTGGTGACTCCGCAGAAGTCGCTGTtatg agACAACATGCAAGCGACACAGAAAACAGTGATGTGGCGACTCCAAAGTCCTCcagcaaaaagaaaaag AAGAAGCACGAGAGTGGTGACACTCCAGCTAAAGAAGCAACTAAG AGAAACATAGAGAGTGATGGTGACAGTGAAGGGGTCTcacttaaaataaagaaaaagaagaaacacCAGGAGGAAGGCACAGGCGACCAATCATTGACAGAAGAATCTCCAAAG TTGACAAAAAgcatgaagaaaaaaaagaaacacagagagccttctgaTTAG